A single region of the Microbulbifer sp. MKSA007 genome encodes:
- a CDS encoding class II aldolase/adducin family protein — MATTEKNKTKTGIDAAVMNGDINMLLGEPTQPPEQVREERKRKLTAAFRLFGKFGFDEGVAGHITVRDPEYDDHFWVNPMGVSFKQMTMSQLLLVNHQGEVVEGDGYLNGAAFTIHSHIHKTRPDVVAAAHAHSLYGKSWSTLGRLLDPITQDACAFYQDHGLLDTFSGVVLEMGEGAALAKALGNHKALILQNHGLLTVGKSVDEAAWWYITMEKSCQAQLLAEAAGQPILIDPEVAIRTRAVVGTELAGLFSFQPLYNVIAKEQPDMFE, encoded by the coding sequence GTGGCTACAACAGAAAAAAATAAAACAAAAACCGGTATTGATGCTGCTGTTATGAATGGCGACATCAATATGTTGCTTGGCGAGCCAACCCAGCCGCCAGAACAAGTTCGTGAAGAGCGTAAGAGGAAGCTGACGGCGGCTTTTCGGCTGTTTGGAAAATTTGGTTTTGATGAAGGCGTAGCCGGTCATATCACTGTCCGTGACCCAGAATATGACGATCATTTTTGGGTCAACCCCATGGGGGTTTCCTTTAAACAGATGACGATGTCACAACTGTTGCTGGTCAATCATCAAGGAGAGGTGGTTGAGGGGGATGGTTACCTTAATGGCGCAGCCTTTACTATTCATTCTCACATCCATAAAACCCGCCCGGATGTGGTAGCCGCTGCGCACGCTCATTCCCTTTATGGGAAAAGTTGGTCTACTCTCGGGCGCCTTCTGGATCCCATTACCCAGGATGCTTGTGCCTTTTATCAGGACCACGGTTTGTTGGATACTTTTTCCGGCGTGGTATTGGAAATGGGAGAAGGTGCGGCCCTTGCTAAAGCCTTGGGTAACCACAAAGCACTGATATTGCAGAATCACGGCTTACTGACGGTGGGTAAATCCGTTGATGAAGCTGCCTGGTGGTATATCACTATGGAAAAAAGCTGCCAGGCTCAGTTACTGGCGGAAGCAGCTGGGCAGCCTATTTTGATCGATCCAGAGGTGGCAATACGAACCCGGGCGGTTGTGGGAACTGAACTGGCGGGATTATTTAGCTTTCAGCCTCTTTACAATGTAATTGCAAAAGAACAGCCGGATATGTTTGAGTAA
- a CDS encoding zinc-binding alcohol dehydrogenase family protein, translated as MKAVGYQQSLPSSDKEALQDITLPIPQVSGRDLLVEVQAVSVNPVDTKVRQRASPDTGQWKVLGWDAVGIVKAVGPEAGLFKVGDRVWYAGDISRSGSNAQYQLVDERIVGTAPKTVGCAEAAALPLTAITAWEMLFDRLQVAVGKGANNKSLLIIGAAGGVGSIMVQLARRLTNLTVIGTASRPETKSWLEELGSHHVINHRQSLSEQLSREGIDGVDYVVSLTNTEEHLAEIIKSIRPQGKFGLIDDPTSLDVVALKQKSLSLHWEFMFTRALFSTEDMVAQHVLLNELAELIDQGLIKTTMGQNFGKINANNLLKAHQLIESQAAKGKIVLEGF; from the coding sequence ATGAAGGCCGTCGGTTATCAACAGTCTCTGCCAAGCAGTGATAAAGAAGCGCTACAGGATATAACCCTCCCCATACCGCAAGTCTCCGGCCGGGATCTGCTGGTAGAAGTACAGGCCGTTTCGGTTAACCCGGTAGATACTAAAGTGAGGCAGCGGGCTAGCCCGGACACCGGTCAGTGGAAGGTACTTGGCTGGGATGCTGTGGGCATAGTGAAGGCGGTAGGCCCGGAAGCGGGACTCTTTAAGGTTGGCGATCGGGTTTGGTATGCGGGCGATATCTCCCGTTCGGGCAGCAATGCCCAGTACCAGCTGGTGGATGAGAGAATCGTTGGTACTGCCCCCAAGACGGTTGGCTGTGCCGAGGCGGCGGCGCTGCCTCTCACTGCGATTACCGCTTGGGAAATGCTATTTGACCGCCTGCAAGTTGCGGTGGGTAAAGGGGCAAACAACAAGTCACTGCTGATCATTGGTGCCGCTGGTGGCGTGGGTTCGATCATGGTCCAGTTGGCCCGTCGTCTGACCAATTTGACTGTGATAGGCACTGCCTCCCGCCCCGAAACCAAAAGCTGGCTTGAAGAGCTTGGAAGCCACCATGTGATCAATCATCGGCAGTCTCTTAGTGAACAGTTAAGTCGCGAGGGTATCGATGGCGTCGACTATGTTGTTAGCCTCACTAATACCGAAGAGCACTTGGCGGAAATTATCAAAAGTATCAGACCTCAAGGCAAGTTTGGTTTGATTGACGACCCCACCTCCTTGGATGTTGTGGCACTGAAGCAGAAGAGTCTGTCCCTGCACTGGGAGTTTATGTTTACTCGCGCGCTGTTTTCTACCGAGGATATGGTTGCCCAGCATGTTCTGTTGAATGAACTTGCGGAATTAATTGACCAGGGATTAATTAAAACCACTATGGGGCAGAATTTTGGGAAAATAAATGCAAATAACCTTTTAAAAGCACATCAGCTTATCGAATCCCAGGCTGCAAAAGGAAAGATAGTCCTGGAAGGTTTTTGA